A genomic stretch from Sporocytophaga myxococcoides DSM 11118 includes:
- a CDS encoding DEAD/DEAH box helicase, with protein sequence MSNLFENLKLNKQLLNAIEDAGYEKPTEIQEKAIPQIMAGHDILGIAQTGTGKTAAYLLPLLMKIKYAQGMNPKALILAPTRELGIQINEEIKKLATYTDIRTVAVFGGIGPKQQIEELRKGVDIIVGTPGRFMDLYRAKELIVKEIKTLILDEADKMMDMGFMPQIRQILEVVPTKRQNLLFSATMPARVETLTAEFLEYPMKIEVAPQATTVEAIEQELYKVPNFKTKINLLGHLLRNQELNRVIIFVKTRETAENVFKFIERKIYTEVKVIHANKGQNTRINSIEAFKEGNVRILVGTDVAARGIDVSKVSHVINFDVPLIYEDYVHRVGRTGRASESGVAITFALPNEAYHIEQIEKLIRKNISVKEIPDKVLIEETPFEEKQTMDRELDDLKKRLNPEFKGAFHEKKHPRKEFPGRKDSGKKSPAQKGKKDVKSKSAGPRDKAGPKGKSASKGKFKK encoded by the coding sequence ATGTCCAATTTATTTGAAAATTTAAAGCTTAATAAGCAACTACTCAACGCCATTGAAGATGCCGGTTATGAGAAACCAACTGAAATCCAGGAAAAGGCTATTCCACAGATTATGGCAGGGCATGATATTCTTGGTATTGCCCAGACCGGCACTGGAAAAACAGCCGCATATTTATTGCCATTGCTGATGAAAATAAAATATGCGCAGGGAATGAATCCTAAAGCATTGATCCTTGCGCCGACCAGAGAGCTTGGAATTCAGATCAATGAGGAAATCAAAAAGCTGGCAACGTATACTGACATCAGAACTGTGGCGGTTTTCGGAGGTATTGGTCCTAAGCAACAAATTGAAGAACTCAGAAAAGGAGTGGATATCATCGTAGGTACACCAGGACGGTTTATGGACTTGTACAGGGCAAAAGAGCTGATTGTAAAAGAAATCAAGACGCTCATACTGGACGAAGCCGATAAGATGATGGATATGGGATTTATGCCCCAGATCAGGCAGATTCTTGAAGTGGTACCGACCAAGCGTCAGAATTTATTGTTCTCTGCAACAATGCCGGCAAGGGTTGAAACATTAACAGCAGAGTTTCTGGAGTATCCTATGAAAATAGAAGTCGCCCCACAGGCTACTACAGTAGAGGCTATCGAACAGGAACTATATAAAGTCCCTAATTTTAAAACCAAAATAAACCTTCTTGGGCATTTACTCAGGAATCAGGAGTTGAACAGGGTCATTATTTTTGTCAAGACAAGGGAAACGGCAGAGAATGTTTTCAAATTTATAGAAAGAAAGATTTATACTGAAGTTAAGGTTATCCACGCAAATAAAGGACAGAACACGCGAATTAATTCAATAGAAGCATTTAAGGAAGGCAATGTAAGGATACTTGTGGGAACTGATGTGGCGGCAAGGGGGATAGATGTTTCTAAAGTAAGCCATGTAATCAATTTTGACGTTCCTCTGATCTATGAAGACTATGTACATAGGGTAGGAAGAACAGGAAGGGCGAGTGAAAGTGGTGTTGCCATTACTTTTGCATTGCCTAATGAAGCTTATCATATCGAGCAAATTGAGAAACTGATACGTAAAAATATTTCTGTCAAAGAAATTCCGGATAAAGTTCTTATAGAAGAAACTCCATTTGAAGAAAAGCAGACTATGGATCGGGAATTGGATGATCTTAAAAAGAGACTCAATCCAGAATTTAAAGGTGCATTTCATGAGAAAAAACATCCCAGAAAAGAATTTCCCGGAAGAAAGGATTCCGGTAAAAAAAGCCCTGCGCAGAAAGGGAAAAAAGATGTTAAAAGTAAATCTGCTGGCCCAAGAGATAAAGCAGGACCTAAAGGTAAGTCTGCTTCAAAAGGGAAGTTTAAAAAATGA
- a CDS encoding RNA polymerase sigma factor, whose amino-acid sequence MHFFRSTYKNHSDEELMQLIKKGKEKAFEELFERYKKKMHFYFFRMLNYDSDLADDFLQDLFLKVIEKPHSFEEGRKFSTWIYSIGSNMCKNQYRRSATRKEVKTGDYITELYKEDETFSFQIDKDLLESNLNEALSLLDDELREIIILRFQENLSVKEISQIIGCPEGTIKSRIFYTLKKLSERLKVFKP is encoded by the coding sequence ATGCATTTTTTCAGAAGCACATATAAAAATCATTCGGACGAGGAGCTTATGCAACTCATAAAAAAAGGCAAGGAGAAAGCCTTTGAGGAACTCTTCGAAAGATATAAAAAGAAAATGCATTTCTACTTCTTTAGAATGCTTAACTATGATTCGGATCTTGCAGATGACTTTCTGCAAGATTTGTTTTTGAAAGTTATAGAAAAACCTCACTCATTTGAAGAAGGAAGAAAGTTCTCTACCTGGATTTACAGCATAGGATCTAACATGTGCAAGAATCAATATCGGAGATCTGCTACCCGAAAGGAAGTTAAAACTGGTGACTATATTACAGAGCTTTATAAAGAAGATGAAACCTTTTCTTTTCAAATTGACAAAGATCTGTTAGAGAGCAATCTGAATGAGGCTCTATCCTTGCTTGATGATGAGCTGCGCGAAATTATCATTCTCCGATTTCAGGAAAATTTATCCGTAAAAGAAATAAGTCAGATAATTGGATGTCCTGAGGGAACAATAAAATCAAGGATTTTCTATACGTTAAAAAAATTATCAGAAAGACTAAAAGTATTCAAGCCATAA
- a CDS encoding dihydroorotase: MKKILILNANIVNEGRISSGDVFIENGFIAEIGQNLSSKPADKIIDAKGKYLIPGVIDDQVHFREPGLTHKATIYSEAKAAVAGGITSFMEMPNTVPNTLTQELLAEKYARAAQTSLANYSFFMGVSNDNLQEALKTDPKNVCGLKVFMGSSTGNMLVDNEKTLEEIFKNAGMLIATHCEDEQTILKNTALAKEKYGENPSASIHPVIRNEEACYKSSSMAVALAKKFNSRLHILHISTEEEISLFDNTKPLSEKRITAEVCVHHLWFDSRDYDRLGTKIKWNPAVKERRHKEALFKAMLDDHLDIIATDHAPHTTEEKSQNYWKAPSGGPLVQHSLNAMLEFYKQGKISLEKIVEKMSHNPSICFQIEKRGYIREGYWADLVLVDLDSSYEVAKNNILYQCGWSPFEGVNFHSKVTHTLVSGNLVYEEGKFDESNFGKRLSFNRI, encoded by the coding sequence ATGAAAAAAATACTTATCCTCAATGCAAATATAGTAAATGAAGGGCGTATCTCTTCAGGTGATGTTTTTATAGAAAACGGATTTATAGCAGAAATTGGGCAAAACCTATCTTCCAAACCGGCGGATAAAATAATCGATGCGAAGGGGAAGTATCTGATTCCAGGCGTTATAGATGATCAAGTGCATTTCAGAGAACCGGGTTTAACTCATAAAGCAACTATTTATTCTGAAGCTAAAGCAGCTGTTGCAGGTGGGATTACCTCTTTCATGGAAATGCCTAATACTGTTCCGAATACATTAACTCAGGAATTATTGGCAGAAAAATATGCAAGAGCTGCACAAACTTCTTTAGCCAATTATTCTTTTTTCATGGGTGTTTCAAATGACAACCTACAAGAAGCCTTGAAAACGGATCCTAAAAATGTATGTGGATTAAAAGTTTTCATGGGATCTTCTACAGGCAACATGCTGGTTGACAATGAAAAGACGCTGGAAGAAATTTTTAAAAATGCAGGCATGCTCATCGCAACGCATTGTGAAGATGAACAAACTATTCTGAAAAACACTGCATTGGCAAAAGAAAAATATGGAGAAAATCCATCTGCTTCTATCCATCCTGTTATAAGGAATGAGGAGGCTTGTTATAAGTCCTCTTCTATGGCTGTGGCTTTGGCTAAAAAGTTTAATTCAAGATTGCACATACTTCATATCTCTACAGAAGAAGAGATCAGCCTTTTTGACAATACAAAACCATTAAGTGAAAAAAGAATTACTGCTGAGGTCTGTGTGCATCATTTGTGGTTTGACAGCAGAGATTATGACAGACTTGGAACCAAGATAAAATGGAACCCCGCTGTAAAGGAAAGAAGACATAAGGAAGCTCTTTTCAAAGCCATGCTTGATGACCATCTTGACATAATTGCTACAGACCATGCTCCTCATACAACCGAAGAGAAAAGTCAGAACTATTGGAAAGCGCCTTCGGGAGGACCTTTGGTTCAGCATAGTCTTAATGCCATGCTGGAGTTTTACAAACAAGGTAAAATCAGTCTTGAAAAAATAGTTGAAAAGATGTCCCACAATCCCTCAATTTGTTTCCAAATAGAAAAAAGAGGATATATCAGGGAAGGTTATTGGGCGGATCTTGTTTTGGTGGACCTGGACTCATCTTATGAAGTAGCTAAAAACAACATTTTATACCAATGCGGTTGGTCTCCTTTTGAAGGAGTAAACTTCCATTCTAAGGTCACTCATACCCTTGTAAGTGGAAATCTTGTGTATGAAGAGGGTAAATTTGACGAAAGCAATTTTGGCAAACGACTATCTTTCAATAGAATATAA
- a CDS encoding 4Fe-4S dicluster domain-containing protein yields the protein MTRASYLTNFSNPSLARKRASYIREITVSNLEKHLKDFETNFSKKGGHVIWAATYDDVQNEIIRLAEKFSLKKFNISGKAATKLPQSLSGKLENLGLEIIGKKNPITEEKRVLSISEASFLISESGNAITTGDALNFFAAGQVTILIADINKVIPSGKDLPLFLDFFHSAEKPQPFQILSGPLSPAQRLIVILVDGGKTDLLPDPLKRQLASCIDCMQCVSVCPINQDGRVIQFPVNSIITPDKVNVQHPVYSCTLCGNCTLACPVKIDLQTLLIMKRKDVFATESKKKHFIANIFRLAMLKTNISNKIGGKLKKWLLGFLIKETWGKRGGLPDSTPRSFNQLWKVVNNYSTRKL from the coding sequence ATGACGCGAGCTTCGTATTTAACAAACTTCAGCAATCCTTCGCTGGCCAGGAAAAGAGCGTCTTATATCAGAGAGATTACTGTCTCAAATCTGGAAAAGCACCTCAAAGATTTTGAAACGAATTTCTCAAAAAAAGGCGGCCATGTGATCTGGGCCGCTACATATGATGATGTCCAGAATGAAATCATAAGACTTGCAGAAAAATTTTCTCTTAAGAAGTTTAATATCTCTGGAAAAGCTGCTACCAAGCTTCCTCAAAGCCTTTCCGGCAAGCTTGAAAATCTTGGGCTGGAAATAATTGGCAAAAAAAATCCTATAACAGAAGAAAAACGGGTATTGAGTATCTCAGAAGCTAGCTTTCTAATTTCTGAATCCGGAAATGCAATTACTACGGGTGATGCTTTAAATTTCTTTGCAGCCGGTCAGGTTACCATACTTATAGCTGACATCAACAAGGTAATCCCGTCAGGCAAAGACCTTCCTCTTTTCCTTGATTTTTTCCATTCAGCTGAAAAACCTCAACCCTTCCAAATTTTGTCGGGTCCATTATCTCCAGCCCAACGACTAATAGTCATTCTGGTAGATGGAGGTAAAACAGATCTTTTGCCAGATCCGCTAAAAAGGCAGTTAGCCTCTTGCATAGATTGTATGCAATGTGTTTCAGTCTGCCCGATAAATCAGGATGGTCGAGTAATACAGTTCCCAGTAAATTCTATTATAACGCCTGACAAAGTAAATGTACAACATCCTGTTTATTCATGCACACTTTGTGGAAATTGCACACTTGCCTGTCCCGTTAAAATAGACCTTCAAACCTTGTTAATAATGAAAAGGAAAGATGTCTTTGCTACCGAATCGAAAAAGAAACATTTCATAGCTAATATATTCAGGTTGGCAATGCTTAAAACCAATATCAGTAATAAAATCGGAGGGAAATTAAAGAAGTGGCTTTTAGGATTCCTTATAAAGGAAACTTGGGGCAAGCGAGGAGGGCTCCCCGACTCAACCCCAAGATCTTTCAACCAGCTATGGAAAGTTGTTAATAATTATTCAACCAGAAAACTATAA